CCGGCGACTACCTCTTCGACGAGCTTCGCCTTGCCGAGGGATCCCTCGGCAGTGGTCTTGAACAGGGTCTCCTCGGAGTGCCCGTCGGAGCTGACGGCGCTGGCGGTGAGCCGGTATTTTTTCGGCGTGCCGGGCAGGACCGATTCCGCGGCCGGCCACTTGCTCGGATCGGTGGCGCTGGGGTCTCCGGCGGTGCCGGCGAGCCCGGCGTTGTAGCCCAGGTAGTCGGTGGCATCCAGGCGCGGGGCCTCAAGGTTCTGGGTGACCCGTGAGACGAGGCTGATCGGGGCCGCTACCGAGGTTCCGGTGAGCTTGCGGAGCGCGTCCAGTTGCTCGAAGCTGATGCCGCCCTGGCCGGTGGCGATATCCGGCTGCATCAGCCCGCCGTTATCGTCAGCCTTGGCCTGGACGAGTACGTCATAGAGCCCGCGCGAGTTCTGGTCAACGGTGCGGTTCAAGGCAGCCTGCGACTGTCCCTGCACGAGGACCGAAAGGCACATGGCCACGATCAAAATGGACGCGGTCAGCAGAAGCACTCGGCTTCTGATGAACCTCTGGACGGCGTTCATTGGGCTCCTGAAAGCTGGATTGCGTGCGCACACCGAAATTCATTCCCTGCGGAAGTGAAGGCGTCCCCTGCCGGGTGTGCAAAAAAAGTAAGGGCCGGACTGCCGGCCGGATCCGAAAGTCGGACCTAGCCATTGTACGCAGACCAGCCATGTGTTTGTGGCCACGGCGGCGGCCGGAACCGCCGCCGTGAGCACCCTCAGGTCATCAATCCTCGAGGTCGACCTCGCGTACCACGTCAGCGCCGATTCCGGCCTTGATGGCGTCCAGCACCTGCTGCGGAACGGAGCTGTCGATGGTCAGCAAGGCCAGCACCTGGCCGCCCGCGTCCTGCCGCGCAACCTGCATTCCTGCGATGTTGATGTTGTTCATGCCAAGGATGTGGCCGATGGTTCCGATCACGCCGGGGCGGTCCGAGTAGGCAACAACCACGAGGTGTTCGCTGATCGGGATCTCCACCTCGAAGCCGTTGATCCCCACCAGCTTTTGGATCTGCTTGGGCCCGGTCAGGGTTCCGGCGACGGAAATCTGGCTGCCGTCACTCAGGGCGCCGCGCAGGGTCAGGACGTTGCGGTACGACTCGGTTTCCGGCGTGGTGATCAGCCGGACGTTGATGCCGCGCTGCTCGGCGATAACGGGGGCGTTGACGTAGGAGACCTGTTCGGTCACAACGTCGGCGAAGATGCCCTTGAGGGCCGCGAGTTCAAGGACCTTGACGTCGAGGGACGAGATTTCCCCGGCGACCTCGACGTCGAACTGGGTGAGGGAGGCGTGTGTCATCGCGGTGAAGATCCGGCCCAGCTTTTCGATCAGGGCGATGCCCGGGCGGACGTCGGGGGCGATCACGCCGCCGGCGACGTTTACCGCGTCGGGAACCAGTTCCCCGGCCAGGGCCAGGCGGACCGACCTGGCGACCGACACGCCGGCCTTTTCCTGCGCCTCGTCGGTGGACGCGCCCAGGTGCGGGGTGACCACCACGTTGTCGAGTTTGAAGAACGGCAGGCCGGTGCTGGGTTCGGTGACAAAAACGTCGACGCCGGCGCCGGCGATTTCGCCGGACTCCAGTGCTGCGTAGAGCTCTTCCTCGTCAACAAGACCGCCGCGGGCGACGTTGACGACGTACGCGGTGCTCTTCATCTTCTTGAAGGCCTCGGCGCCGAGCATACCGACCGTTTCCGGGGTCTTGGGCATGTGGATGGTGATGAAGTCCGACTGCGCAAGGAGTTCGTCCAGGGTCACCAGCTGCACACCAAGCTGGGCGGCGCGGGCCGAGGTCACGTAGGGATCGTAGGCGAGGATCTTGGTGTCGAAGCCCTTGAGGCGGGCGGCGACCAAGGCGCCGATCCGGCCCAGGCCGATGATGCCGATCTTCTTCTCAAAGAGTTCGATGCCGGTGTACTTGGAGCGCTTCCACTCCCCGGCCTTGAGTGCGGCACTGGCCTGCGGGATGTGCCGGGCGAGGCTCAGGATGTGCCCGACGGTGAGCTCCGCGGCGGAGACGATGTTTGAGGTGGGTGCGTTCACTACCATCACGCCGGCCCGGGTGGCGGCCTTGATGTCGACGTTGTCGAGTCCCACGCCGGCGCGGGCGATCACCTTGAGGTTCTTCGCGG
This genomic window from Arthrobacter sp. EM1 contains:
- the serA gene encoding phosphoglycerate dehydrogenase; the encoded protein is MTSTKPVVLLAEELSPATIEALGPDFEIRQTDGADRSQLLSAIVDVDAILVRSATRLDAEAIAAAKNLKVIARAGVGLDNVDIKAATRAGVMVVNAPTSNIVSAAELTVGHILSLARHIPQASAALKAGEWKRSKYTGIELFEKKIGIIGLGRIGALVAARLKGFDTKILAYDPYVTSARAAQLGVQLVTLDELLAQSDFITIHMPKTPETVGMLGAEAFKKMKSTAYVVNVARGGLVDEEELYAALESGEIAGAGVDVFVTEPSTGLPFFKLDNVVVTPHLGASTDEAQEKAGVSVARSVRLALAGELVPDAVNVAGGVIAPDVRPGIALIEKLGRIFTAMTHASLTQFDVEVAGEISSLDVKVLELAALKGIFADVVTEQVSYVNAPVIAEQRGINVRLITTPETESYRNVLTLRGALSDGSQISVAGTLTGPKQIQKLVGINGFEVEIPISEHLVVVAYSDRPGVIGTIGHILGMNNINIAGMQVARQDAGGQVLALLTIDSSVPQQVLDAIKAGIGADVVREVDLED